Proteins found in one bacterium genomic segment:
- a CDS encoding tetraacyldisaccharide 4'-kinase — MTSGTHFRGAVLDLRGGARGRVEDAWRRWETRLPRLAAWIEPWSDAWGDAELRRRLSSRGVPEARPFLVSVGNLVAGGTGKTPVVLDLARRLSAAGLRAAVLTRGHGGRAAGPLRVRPGDPDCGDEARLLAAALPAEPVVQARRRRQGLAFLLREAPGCDIVLLEDAHQTAGLPRHLDVLILDRWERRA, encoded by the coding sequence ATGACGTCCGGCACCCATTTCCGCGGCGCGGTCCTCGATCTGCGCGGCGGGGCGAGGGGACGCGTCGAGGACGCCTGGCGGCGCTGGGAGACCCGGTTGCCGCGACTCGCCGCCTGGATCGAGCCCTGGTCCGACGCTTGGGGCGATGCCGAGCTGCGGCGGCGCCTGTCGTCGCGCGGCGTGCCGGAGGCGCGGCCCTTCCTCGTTTCGGTGGGCAACCTCGTCGCCGGCGGCACCGGCAAGACGCCGGTGGTGCTGGACCTCGCCCGGCGGCTGTCCGCCGCGGGGCTGCGCGCGGCCGTGCTGACCCGCGGCCACGGGGGCCGCGCCGCGGGGCCCCTGCGCGTGCGACCCGGCGATCCGGACTGCGGCGACGAGGCGCGGCTGTTGGCGGCCGCCCTGCCCGCGGAGCCCGTCGTCCAGGCGCGCCGGCGGCGGCAGGGCCTCGCCTTCCTGCTGCGCGAGGCGCCCGGTTGCGACATCGTGCTGCTCGAAGACGCGCACCAGACCGCCGGCTTGCCCCGGCACCTCGACGTGCTGATCCTGGACCGCTGGGAGCGGCGCGCG
- a CDS encoding DUF374 domain-containing protein, which translates to MSAGASQSLKLALARPAWRLLATTVRRAPAAGTSRRGAIIFASLHRDMIPAALHVQPARASLLVSQSRDGDILIRTLGSDGFGFVRGSTGRDGADALRSLLEVLRRGGAVGLAVDGPRGPFGTVHEGAVLLARLSGSPIVPLRARPGRHLSLRTWDRTIVPLPWATVAIEEGADVRVPREAEAASCAAVASNLGAWLRGERSGA; encoded by the coding sequence ATGAGCGCCGGCGCGTCCCAGTCCCTGAAGCTCGCGCTGGCGCGCCCCGCCTGGCGCCTGCTGGCGACCACCGTGCGCCGCGCCCCCGCCGCGGGGACGTCGCGACGAGGGGCGATCATCTTCGCCAGCCTCCACCGCGACATGATCCCGGCCGCGCTGCACGTGCAGCCGGCGCGGGCCTCGCTGCTGGTCAGCCAGAGCCGCGACGGCGACATCCTGATCCGCACGCTCGGGTCCGACGGGTTCGGCTTCGTGAGGGGCTCGACCGGCAGGGACGGCGCCGACGCCCTGCGTTCCCTGCTGGAAGTCCTGCGCCGCGGCGGCGCCGTCGGTCTGGCCGTGGACGGCCCGCGCGGTCCGTTCGGGACCGTGCACGAGGGCGCGGTCCTGCTGGCCCGCCTGTCGGGCTCGCCGATCGTGCCGCTGCGCGCCCGTCCGGGACGCCACCTGTCGCTGCGGACCTGGGACCGGACGATCGTCCCGCTGCCCTGGGCGACGGTGGCGATCGAGGAAGGCGCGGACGTGCGCGTCCCGCGCGAGGCCGAAGCTGCGTCCTGCGCGGCGGTCGCCTCGAACTTGGGAGCCTGGCTGCGGGGCGAGAGGAGCGGCGCATGA
- the lpxB gene encoding lipid-A-disaccharide synthase: MTTRPAAKSPHILLSCGEASGDRYGAALLTALRGRLPDARFSALGGDALRAAGAEIVQPSDRLSVMGLGEVLGALPVLLTARRRLRDLLSGGDVDLFLPVDYPGFNLGIARHARGAGVPVFYLIAPQLWAWGAWRAGGVRRAVDRLGVVLPFEERYFRARGIPAVSLGHPLVEDHPKSEVDRARRRREERLLDPAAPLTIGLLPGSRAQEVRALLPVLREAFVRLRADSPGRVLRGVVSRAPGAPVPDDPGDGLSVSGEPLASLTRDLDLALVCSGTASLEVALAGVPHALVYRTSPLTYALARRLVRLDWIGLANLVLERPTERPLVREFVQDAARPAALAADLQDWLASGARRARFASGVDELRERLGGAGFWDRAADEAVSLLRERTGDGR; this comes from the coding sequence GTGACGACCCGCCCGGCCGCCAAGTCCCCGCACATCCTGTTGTCCTGCGGCGAGGCGAGCGGCGACCGCTACGGCGCGGCGCTGCTGACGGCCCTGCGCGGGCGTCTGCCCGACGCGCGCTTCTCGGCCCTCGGGGGCGACGCGCTGCGCGCGGCCGGGGCCGAGATCGTGCAGCCGTCCGACCGCCTGTCGGTGATGGGTCTGGGCGAGGTGCTCGGGGCGCTGCCGGTCCTGCTGACGGCCCGCCGGCGGCTGCGCGACCTGCTCTCCGGCGGCGACGTGGACCTCTTCCTGCCCGTCGACTACCCAGGCTTCAACCTCGGGATCGCCCGGCACGCCCGCGGTGCCGGCGTGCCCGTCTTCTACCTGATCGCGCCGCAGCTCTGGGCCTGGGGCGCCTGGCGGGCCGGCGGCGTGCGCCGCGCGGTGGACCGCCTCGGGGTCGTGCTGCCCTTCGAGGAGCGGTACTTCCGGGCCCGCGGCATCCCGGCCGTCTCCCTCGGGCACCCCCTGGTCGAGGACCACCCCAAGTCGGAGGTCGACCGCGCGCGCCGGCGGCGCGAGGAGCGCCTGCTCGATCCCGCGGCGCCGCTGACGATCGGGCTGCTGCCGGGCAGCCGCGCCCAGGAAGTGCGCGCGCTGCTGCCGGTGCTGCGCGAGGCCTTCGTCCGCCTGCGGGCGGACTCGCCGGGACGCGTGCTGCGGGGCGTCGTCAGCCGCGCTCCCGGGGCGCCCGTGCCTGACGACCCCGGCGACGGCCTGAGCGTCAGCGGGGAGCCGCTGGCCTCCCTGACGCGCGATCTCGACCTGGCGCTGGTCTGCAGCGGCACGGCCTCGCTCGAGGTCGCGCTGGCCGGCGTGCCGCACGCCCTGGTCTACCGCACCTCACCGCTGACCTACGCCCTGGCCCGCCGCCTGGTGCGCCTGGACTGGATCGGGTTGGCCAACCTGGTGCTGGAGCGCCCGACGGAACGCCCGCTGGTGCGCGAGTTCGTCCAGGACGCGGCGCGACCCGCGGCCCTGGCCGCCGACCTGCAGGACTGGCTGGCGTCGGGCGCGCGGCGGGCGCGCTTCGCCTCCGGCGTGGACGAACTGCGCGAGCGCCTCGGCGGCGCCGGCTTCTGGGACCGCGCCGCCGACGAGGCCGTGTCCCTGCTGCGCGAGCGGACCGGGGACGGGCGATGA
- the lpxA gene encoding acyl-ACP--UDP-N-acetylglucosamine O-acyltransferase, translating into MANPIIKRAGEIRPVRPPEIHPTAVVHPDARLGHGVKVGPFAIIGPHVEIGPECEIGSTVLIEGHTTLGRGNRIFHGAAIGTEPQDLKYRGELSYVEIGDNNVIREYVTVHLATGDNEKTRIGDGNMLMAYVHVAHNCLIQDHCILANAVNLAGHVEIGRWAIVGGMTPVHQFVRIGEHAFIGGGSRMAQDVAPYIRVAGNPVEVHGLNSVGLKRRGFDEATLLNLKNAYRLLFRSGLNVSQALERIALDCTLDPYIEELMAFIRRSERGIVR; encoded by the coding sequence GTGGCGAATCCGATCATCAAGCGCGCGGGCGAGATCAGGCCGGTCCGACCGCCCGAGATCCACCCGACCGCGGTGGTCCATCCCGACGCCCGCCTCGGTCACGGCGTCAAGGTGGGCCCCTTCGCCATCATCGGCCCCCACGTCGAGATCGGCCCCGAGTGCGAGATCGGCTCCACGGTGCTGATCGAGGGCCACACCACGCTCGGCCGCGGCAACCGCATCTTCCACGGCGCGGCGATCGGCACCGAGCCGCAGGACCTCAAGTACCGCGGCGAGCTCAGCTACGTCGAGATCGGCGACAACAACGTCATCCGCGAGTATGTCACCGTCCACCTCGCGACCGGCGATAACGAGAAGACCCGCATCGGCGACGGCAACATGCTGATGGCCTACGTGCACGTGGCCCACAACTGCCTGATCCAGGACCACTGCATCCTGGCCAACGCGGTGAACCTGGCGGGGCACGTCGAGATCGGCCGCTGGGCCATCGTCGGCGGCATGACCCCCGTCCACCAGTTCGTGCGCATCGGCGAGCACGCCTTCATCGGCGGCGGCAGCCGCATGGCGCAGGACGTGGCGCCCTACATCCGGGTCGCCGGCAACCCGGTGGAGGTCCACGGCCTCAACAGCGTGGGCCTGAAGCGCCGCGGCTTCGACGAGGCGACGCTGCTGAACCTCAAGAACGCCTACCGCCTGCTGTTCCGCAGCGGCCTGAACGTGAGCCAGGCCCTGGAGCGGATCGCCCTGGATTGCACCCTCGACCCCTACATCGAGGAGCTGATGGCCTTCATCCGCCGTTCCGAGCGCGGCATCGTCCGCTGA
- the lpxC gene encoding UDP-3-O-acyl-N-acetylglucosamine deacetylase, with translation MLILQKTLGRRVAMTGRGLHSGSEAVVAFCPAPPNTGLVFRVPGPDGRVEIPARAECVPAGHHGVRNTTLERGGARILTVEHVLSALSGMGVTNCYVELDGPEPPEPRAGSTLEFVALLDEAGIVDQGLPAAFYRVDVPVSYRDGDVSLEVAPDDGLRVTFHIDYDDPLIGVQVASFLITPEVYRREIAPCRTFALQRDVEKLKAMGLGKGGTLDNAMVVADGQLLNDTPLRFPDEFVRHKILDLIGDLALVGVPLQGHVTARRSGHDANIRLASLLAEKERRGTRIYPSRAPVYWDIASIMKVMPHRYPLLLVDRILELETGKRVVGIKNVSINEPFFVGHFPGHPIMPAVLITEAMAQVGGVLLMSSVDHPETKLVYFSGIDGARFRRPVTPGDQIRFELELVKLRGPLCKMRGCAFVDGELVAEADLMSTIVDR, from the coding sequence GTGCTCATCCTGCAGAAGACACTGGGCCGCCGCGTGGCGATGACCGGACGGGGGCTGCATTCCGGCTCCGAAGCCGTGGTCGCCTTCTGCCCGGCGCCGCCCAACACCGGCCTGGTGTTCCGCGTGCCGGGACCCGACGGACGGGTGGAGATCCCGGCCCGTGCCGAGTGCGTGCCGGCGGGCCACCACGGCGTGCGCAACACCACGCTCGAGCGCGGCGGTGCCCGCATCCTGACCGTGGAACACGTGCTGTCCGCCCTGAGCGGCATGGGCGTCACCAACTGCTACGTCGAGCTGGACGGGCCCGAACCCCCGGAGCCCCGCGCCGGCAGCACGCTGGAGTTCGTGGCCCTGCTGGACGAGGCCGGGATCGTGGACCAGGGCCTGCCCGCGGCCTTCTACCGGGTCGACGTGCCCGTCAGCTACCGCGACGGTGACGTGTCGCTGGAGGTGGCCCCCGACGACGGCCTGCGCGTCACCTTCCACATCGACTACGACGACCCCCTGATCGGGGTGCAGGTCGCTTCCTTCCTGATCACGCCGGAAGTCTACCGGCGCGAGATCGCCCCCTGCCGCACCTTCGCCCTGCAGCGCGACGTCGAGAAGCTCAAGGCCATGGGGCTGGGCAAGGGCGGCACCCTGGACAACGCCATGGTCGTGGCCGACGGGCAGCTGCTCAACGACACGCCGTTGCGCTTCCCGGACGAATTCGTGCGCCACAAGATCCTGGACCTGATCGGCGACCTGGCGCTGGTGGGCGTGCCGCTGCAGGGACACGTGACGGCGCGGCGTTCCGGCCACGACGCCAACATCAGGCTGGCGTCCCTGCTCGCGGAGAAGGAGCGGCGCGGCACGCGGATCTACCCGTCCCGCGCGCCCGTCTACTGGGACATCGCCTCGATCATGAAGGTGATGCCGCACCGCTACCCGCTGCTGCTGGTGGACCGCATCCTGGAACTGGAGACCGGCAAACGGGTCGTGGGCATCAAGAACGTGTCGATCAACGAGCCGTTCTTCGTGGGGCATTTCCCCGGCCATCCGATCATGCCGGCGGTCCTGATCACCGAGGCCATGGCCCAGGTCGGCGGCGTGCTGCTGATGAGCAGCGTGGACCACCCGGAGACGAAACTTGTTTACTTCAGCGGGATCGACGGTGCAAGATTCCGGCGTCCGGTCACGCCCGGAGACCAGATCCGTTTCGAGCTGGAACTCGTGAAATTGCGGGGCCCCCTCTGCAAGATGCGGGGCTGCGCTTTCGTGGACGGCGAACTGGTGGCCGAGGCCGACCTCATGTCGACGATCGTGGACCGCTGA
- the lpxD gene encoding UDP-3-O-(3-hydroxymyristoyl)glucosamine N-acyltransferase: MGYRLSELAARLGVPWEGPDDPEILGVAGFEDAGPGDLTFAVDRQRESGLAGAAAAAVVVRPGVPCPLPTLRADDPRAVFTQVLALYAPPLSRVFPDGRHPTAVVDPTAELAPDVALGPYCVVGPGARIGAGCRLGPHVVVEADAVLGRRCLLHAAAQVRERCVLGDEVILHGGAVVGSDGFGFHPGRAGLVKIPQIGIVVLGARVEVGANTCIDRATTGVTSVGEGTKLDNQVQIAHNVTVGRHCAISAQSGISGSCRLGDGVTLGGQVGMADHLELGDGVKVAAKSGITRDVPAGQSIFGYPAIEFRKGFKVVALTHRLPELFQRLAKVEAALGRRREGKPADAVRDD, translated from the coding sequence ATGGGCTACCGACTGAGCGAACTCGCTGCACGATTGGGCGTGCCCTGGGAGGGGCCGGACGACCCGGAGATCCTGGGGGTGGCCGGGTTCGAGGACGCCGGTCCCGGTGACCTCACCTTCGCGGTCGACCGCCAGCGCGAGTCCGGACTGGCGGGCGCCGCCGCCGCCGCCGTCGTGGTGCGCCCCGGCGTGCCGTGCCCGTTGCCGACGCTGCGGGCCGACGATCCCCGGGCCGTCTTCACGCAGGTCCTGGCCCTGTACGCGCCGCCCCTGTCGCGCGTGTTTCCCGACGGCCGCCACCCGACGGCCGTGGTGGACCCGACCGCCGAGCTGGCCCCCGACGTCGCCCTGGGGCCCTACTGCGTGGTGGGTCCCGGCGCCAGGATCGGCGCGGGCTGCCGGTTGGGCCCCCACGTGGTGGTCGAGGCGGACGCGGTCCTGGGCCGGCGCTGCCTGCTGCACGCGGCGGCGCAGGTGAGGGAGCGCTGCGTCCTGGGCGACGAGGTGATCCTGCACGGCGGGGCCGTGGTCGGCAGCGACGGTTTCGGCTTCCATCCCGGCCGCGCGGGCCTGGTGAAGATCCCGCAGATCGGGATCGTCGTGCTCGGTGCGCGGGTCGAGGTCGGTGCCAACACGTGCATCGACCGCGCCACCACCGGCGTGACCAGCGTCGGCGAGGGCACCAAGCTGGACAACCAGGTCCAGATCGCCCATAACGTGACGGTGGGCCGCCACTGCGCGATCTCGGCCCAGAGCGGGATCTCGGGCAGCTGCCGCCTGGGAGACGGGGTCACGCTGGGCGGACAGGTCGGCATGGCCGACCACCTGGAGCTGGGGGACGGGGTCAAGGTGGCGGCCAAGAGCGGGATCACCCGCGACGTGCCCGCCGGGCAGTCGATCTTCGGCTACCCGGCGATCGAGTTCCGCAAGGGTTTCAAGGTCGTGGCCCTCACGCACCGCCTGCCGGAGCTGTTCCAGCGCCTGGCGAAGGTCGAGGCCGCGCTGGGGCGTCGCCGCGAGGGCAAGCCGGCCGACGCCGTGCGCGACGACTGA
- a CDS encoding OmpH family outer membrane protein, which translates to MNRNPISRAAAALCLACLLAPLGAAAKEAKPLAVVDSERIVQEYGAARDAQAQYQKFLQGLEQDISDREKDLQRAAEQIESQRMLLGEDALRVKMQEFESQKADYYQFRQGLEGRAESEYKAKIQPIIDQVKLIAERIGKEQGYGIIVDAASLTTLYIDAEVDLTDEVLSALVSGTEK; encoded by the coding sequence ATGAACCGCAACCCGATCTCACGCGCCGCCGCCGCGCTCTGCCTCGCCTGCCTGCTGGCGCCCCTGGGCGCCGCCGCCAAGGAGGCCAAGCCCCTGGCGGTGGTCGATTCCGAGCGCATCGTCCAGGAGTACGGCGCGGCCCGCGACGCGCAGGCCCAGTACCAGAAGTTCCTGCAGGGCCTGGAGCAGGACATCAGCGACCGCGAGAAGGACCTGCAGCGCGCCGCCGAGCAGATCGAAAGCCAACGGATGCTGCTGGGGGAGGACGCCCTGCGCGTGAAGATGCAGGAGTTCGAGAGCCAGAAGGCGGACTACTACCAGTTCCGGCAGGGCCTCGAGGGTCGCGCCGAGAGCGAGTACAAGGCCAAGATCCAGCCCATCATCGACCAGGTGAAGCTCATCGCCGAACGGATCGGCAAGGAGCAGGGGTACGGGATCATCGTGGACGCCGCCTCGCTGACCACCCTGTACATCGACGCCGAGGTGGACCTGACCGACGAGGTCCTGTCGGCCCTGGTCAGCGGCACGGAGAAGTGA